From the genome of Delphinus delphis chromosome 8, mDelDel1.2, whole genome shotgun sequence, one region includes:
- the LGALS12 gene encoding galectin-12, which produces MSPGEKLDPLPDTFILQPPVFHPVVPYVATIFGGLRAGKMVVLQGAVPLNARRFQVDFQCGCSLHPRPDIAIHFNPRFHTTKPHVICNTLRGGRWQAEARWPHLALRKGASFLILFLFGNEEMKVSVNGQHFLHYRYQLPLSRVDTLGIYGDILVTAVGFLNISPFVEGGSEYPVGHPFLLKSPSLEVPCSRALPQGLWPGQVIIVRGLVLPEPKDFTLSLLDDAAHVPVTLRASFADRTLAWVSRWGRKKLILAPFLFYPQRFFEVLLLCQEGELKLALSGQGVGATSLGQQALERLRELRISGSVQLYCVHY; this is translated from the exons GTGGTTCCTTATGTCGCGACGATTTTTGGTGGCCTGCGAGCAGGCAAGATGGTGGTGCTCCAGGGAGCGGTTCCTCTAAATGCACGCAG GTTCCAGGTGGACTTCCAGTGCGGCTGCAGCCTGCACCCCCGGCCAGATATCGCCATCCACTTCAACCCTCGCTTCCACACCACCAAGCCGCACGTCATCTGCAACACCCTGCGCGGCGGGCGCTGGCAAGCCGAGGCCCGGTGGCCCCATCTGGCCCTGCGGAAAGGAGCGAGCTTCCTCATCCTCTTTCTCTTTGGAAATGAGGAGATGAAG gTGAGTGTAAATGGACAACACTTTCTCCATTACCGCTACCAACTCCCGCTGTCTCGTGTAGACACCTTGGGCATATATGGAGATATCCTGGTGACGGCCGTTGGATTCCTGAACATCAGC CCATTTGTGGAGGGCGGTAGCGAGTATCCGGTTGGACAC CCTTTCCTGCTGAAGAGCCCCAGCCTG GAGGTGCCCTGCTCGCGTGCCCTTCCCCAGGGTCTCTGGCCCGGACAGGTCATCATAGTGAGGGGGCTGGTCTTGCCGGAGCCAAAGGA TTTCACGCTCAGTCTGCTGGACGACGCCGCCCACGTTCCTGTGACGCTCAGGGCTTCCTTCGCCGACAGAACTCTGGCCTGGGTCTCCCGCTGGGGCCGGAAGAAACTGATCTTGGCCCCCTTCCTCTTCTACCCGCAGCGATTCTTCGAG GTTCTGCTCCTATGCCAAGAGGGAGAGCTGAAGCTGGCGCTCAGTGGGCAGGGCGTGGGGGCCACCAGCCTGGGTCAGCAGGCCCTGGAGCGGCTGCGGGAGCTGCGAATCAGTGGCAGCGTCCAGCTCTACTGCGTCCACTACTGA